The proteins below come from a single Prochlorococcus marinus str. MIT 9215 genomic window:
- a CDS encoding flavin reductase family protein yields the protein MTLNLEAKKILLRKIPHGLFICGVRDEDKNEVNGFTASWVTQGSFNPPLVVMAVRAEGSSHEIIKSTNKFSLNVLKSDQKDLAAVFFKPQKALGGRFESVEFNLGELGLPILVDSVGGVECNVVGSVIHGDHTVFVGEVKSAYLNNDLDSLNLSSTGWNYGG from the coding sequence ATGACATTAAATCTAGAAGCAAAAAAAATCTTATTAAGAAAAATACCTCACGGATTATTCATTTGTGGTGTTCGAGACGAAGATAAAAATGAAGTTAATGGTTTTACGGCAAGTTGGGTAACTCAAGGTTCATTCAACCCCCCATTAGTTGTAATGGCTGTTAGAGCAGAGGGTTCTAGTCATGAAATAATTAAGTCTACCAATAAGTTTTCATTAAATGTTCTAAAAAGTGATCAAAAGGATCTAGCAGCTGTTTTCTTTAAACCACAAAAAGCATTAGGAGGTAGATTTGAATCTGTTGAATTTAATTTAGGTGAGCTTGGATTGCCTATTTTAGTAGATAGTGTTGGTGGAGTTGAATGTAATGTTGTAGGAAGTGTTATTCATGGAGACCATACCGTTTTTGTAGGAGAGGTTAAATCTGCTTATTTGAATAATGATCTTGACTCACTAAATTTATCTTCAACTGGTTGGAATTATGGAGGTTAA
- a CDS encoding D-alanyl-D-alanine carboxypeptidase — protein sequence MIKKFYSFFFIVLLLVTSPILIRYLLVNQKITILNSIYFNLPGIINKNKKCPTYDALLNKILDDSFSVSIINNKGEIISSYKDEVPRLPASNQKLFSSAYVLSKFKLNNNLKTSLLKKNNKNNYYLLGQGDPDLNYEHIIELLSNVKENKIINFNIVEIDSKLYWPYGWTNIDKLYEYGSPITSLAIESNHNKYEDIYTLKIFIKNYLKNKFPNSKVYIDFFDAEKIIYLKDIKEINKIYSNPILSLLTLINSESHNFTAESLFKNASNTWNDNDYIKLKNWLESKGLPVSNTYFADASGLSRKNKITTKLVVLFLDKMRYSNDFKAYQSTLSILGLRGTLAKRFVNSELSGKFFGKTGTLSNVFALSGYLYKNEKPIIVSIIQNSNNIDKEKAFKLLREIYYMKSCK from the coding sequence GTGATAAAAAAATTTTATTCATTTTTCTTTATTGTTCTTTTATTAGTAACATCTCCTATCCTAATAAGATATTTACTAGTAAATCAGAAGATAACTATTTTAAATAGTATTTATTTTAATTTGCCTGGAATAATTAATAAAAATAAAAAATGTCCTACTTATGATGCTCTATTGAATAAAATACTTGATGACTCTTTTAGTGTATCGATTATTAATAATAAAGGGGAAATAATTAGTTCCTATAAAGATGAAGTTCCAAGGTTGCCAGCATCAAATCAAAAATTATTCTCATCAGCTTATGTTTTAAGTAAATTTAAATTAAATAATAATTTAAAAACTTCGTTATTAAAAAAAAATAATAAAAACAATTATTATTTGCTGGGTCAAGGTGATCCAGATCTAAATTATGAACATATAATCGAACTACTTTCAAATGTTAAAGAAAATAAAATTATAAACTTTAATATTGTAGAAATTGATTCAAAATTATATTGGCCATATGGCTGGACAAATATAGATAAACTTTACGAATATGGATCTCCAATTACATCTCTTGCGATAGAAAGTAATCACAATAAATATGAAGATATTTATACATTAAAAATTTTTATCAAAAACTATTTAAAAAATAAATTTCCAAATTCAAAAGTATATATAGATTTTTTTGATGCAGAAAAAATAATTTATTTAAAAGATATTAAAGAGATAAATAAAATATATTCGAATCCAATTCTTTCATTATTAACTTTAATAAATTCTGAAAGCCATAATTTTACAGCAGAATCTCTCTTTAAAAATGCCTCAAATACATGGAACGATAATGATTATATAAAACTTAAAAATTGGTTAGAAAGTAAAGGTCTCCCAGTATCTAATACATACTTTGCTGATGCTAGTGGATTGTCCAGAAAAAATAAAATTACAACAAAGTTAGTTGTATTGTTTTTAGATAAAATGAGATATTCTAATGACTTTAAAGCTTATCAATCTACACTTTCAATTTTGGGACTAAGAGGAACATTAGCTAAACGATTTGTAAATAGTGAATTATCTGGGAAGTTTTTTGGGAAAACTGGTACTCTTTCAAATGTCTTTGCATTATCTGGCTATTTATATAAAAATGAAAAGCCAATTATTGTAAGCATTATCCAAAATTCTAATAATATTGATAAAGAAAAAGCTTTTAAATTATTACGTGAAATTTACTACATGAAATCTTGTAAATAA
- the hemG gene encoding menaquinone-dependent protoporphyrinogen IX dehydrogenase, with protein MFWRKSKLLILYSTVDGHTKDICNYIYKKLKGRKKVSIISVEDSDKYDLSDFEEIVIGASVRYGYHRKNVYKFIQQNIEKLEQVKTAFFSLNLTARKTEKSTPETNPYVIKFLKKVKWEPTIKEVFAGRLDYPSLDTLNKLAILFIMFITNGPKDTSKTYELTDWKKVDNLIKSISKF; from the coding sequence GTGTTCTGGAGAAAATCAAAACTTCTTATTTTATATTCGACTGTTGATGGTCATACTAAAGATATTTGCAATTACATTTATAAAAAATTAAAAGGAAGAAAAAAAGTAAGTATTATTTCAGTAGAAGATTCAGATAAGTACGATTTAAGCGACTTTGAAGAAATCGTTATTGGTGCTAGCGTAAGGTATGGTTACCATAGAAAAAATGTTTACAAATTTATTCAACAAAATATTGAAAAATTAGAACAGGTAAAAACTGCTTTTTTTTCATTAAACTTAACAGCAAGAAAAACTGAAAAGTCAACTCCTGAAACAAATCCATATGTTATAAAATTCTTAAAAAAAGTCAAATGGGAACCTACAATAAAAGAGGTTTTTGCTGGAAGATTAGATTATCCAAGCTTAGATACATTAAATAAATTAGCGATTTTATTTATTATGTTTATAACTAATGGTCCAAAAGATACTTCAAAAACATATGAACTAACAGATTGGAAAAAAGTTGATAATTTAATAAAGTCAATATCAAAATTCTAG
- the coaD gene encoding pantetheine-phosphate adenylyltransferase: MKILYPGTFDPLTNGHIDLIERAEKIFGNLVVAVLENTSKTPTFNLQRRIIQIKNSLSHLPNIEVISYSGLTVDCANELKANLILRGLRAMSDFEYELQIAHTNKSLNNDIETIFLSTNTNYSFLSSSLVKEVAKFGGEINHMVPPSVERDLKEYFK, translated from the coding sequence ATGAAAATTCTTTATCCAGGTACATTTGATCCATTAACAAACGGGCATATTGATTTAATAGAACGGGCAGAAAAAATATTTGGCAATCTAGTGGTTGCAGTTTTAGAAAATACTTCTAAAACCCCTACATTTAATCTTCAAAGAAGAATAATACAAATAAAAAATTCTCTTTCTCATTTACCTAATATTGAAGTTATTTCTTATTCCGGGCTAACTGTTGATTGTGCAAATGAACTAAAAGCAAATTTAATTTTAAGAGGCTTAAGAGCAATGAGTGATTTTGAGTATGAACTTCAGATTGCTCATACAAATAAATCACTTAATAATGATATTGAAACAATATTTTTATCGACAAATACAAATTATAGTTTTCTTAGTAGTTCTTTAGTAAAAGAAGTAGCAAAATTTGGTGGAGAAATTAATCATATGGTACCCCCCTCCGTTGAAAGAGATTTAAAAGAATACTTTAAATAA
- the uvrC gene encoding excinuclease ABC subunit UvrC — protein sequence MSSSSIEKLDKKYNFKIEYKLINNNELLKTRLSEIPKSSGCYLFKDIDNNLLYIGKSKKLRSRVSSYFNNFSDLTPRLSLMVRQITEIEIIVTDSEYEALNLESNLIKANKPYFNILLKDDKKYPYLCITWSEKYPRIFITRKRRNRNNLDRYYGPYVDVGLLRNTLFLIKKIFPLRHSKLSKSFYREITGVDLEKISSEEYRKIVKQASMVFQGRNDDLIRILEEKMSYFSNDLQYEKAAKIRDQISGLKLLTESQKISVPDSSINRDIFGIVSEKNIASIQIFQMRSGKLIGRIGYSQKLEGISESEILQRVFEEHYINVDGIEIPSEILVQYEFTNKLTLEEWLSQRKQKKVKISNPKRSNKLKTIEMVQKNAKLELNRILNGIQDNESAIEDLSQILELNTHPKRIEGYDISHIQGSDPVASQVVFIDGIPSKQNYRKYKIKDNNVYIGHSDDYASIYEVIYRRFKKWSRYKNDGGDLSYLTSSKNNIINNELFSDWPDLVMIDGGKGQLNSAIKALQDLNLEKDVILCSLAKKNEEIYVPGLSKPLKTDMNQKGVMLLRRLRDEAHRFALSFHRNKRSKRMNRSQLTQIPGLGSSRIKDLLEYFKSVDAIRIASKDELMKVKGLGANTANDIYNFFNND from the coding sequence ATGAGTAGTTCCTCTATTGAAAAATTAGATAAAAAATATAATTTTAAAATTGAATATAAATTAATTAACAATAACGAGTTATTAAAAACAAGACTATCCGAAATTCCAAAGTCTTCTGGTTGCTATCTCTTTAAAGATATAGATAACAATTTACTTTATATTGGCAAATCAAAAAAACTACGCAGTAGAGTAAGTAGTTATTTCAATAATTTTTCAGATTTAACTCCAAGATTAAGTTTGATGGTTCGTCAAATAACTGAAATCGAAATAATAGTTACAGATAGCGAATATGAAGCACTAAATTTAGAGTCAAATTTAATAAAAGCAAACAAACCATATTTTAATATTCTTTTAAAGGATGACAAGAAATATCCATATCTTTGCATAACATGGAGTGAGAAATATCCTCGAATATTTATTACTAGAAAGAGAAGAAATAGAAATAATTTAGATAGATATTATGGACCTTACGTTGATGTAGGTCTTTTAAGAAATACTTTATTTTTAATTAAGAAAATATTTCCTTTAAGACATAGTAAATTATCAAAGTCGTTTTATAGAGAAATTACTGGTGTTGATCTTGAAAAAATTTCATCAGAAGAATACAGAAAAATTGTAAAACAAGCTTCAATGGTATTTCAAGGAAGAAATGATGATCTAATTAGAATTTTAGAGGAAAAAATGTCTTACTTCTCTAATGACTTACAATACGAAAAAGCGGCAAAAATAAGAGATCAAATTAGCGGTCTTAAATTATTAACAGAATCACAAAAAATATCTGTACCAGACTCTTCGATAAATAGAGATATCTTTGGAATTGTATCCGAGAAAAATATTGCAAGTATTCAAATATTTCAAATGAGATCTGGAAAATTAATAGGTAGAATTGGATATAGTCAAAAATTAGAAGGTATTAGCGAAAGTGAGATTCTTCAAAGAGTTTTTGAAGAACATTATATAAATGTTGATGGTATTGAAATACCATCTGAGATTTTAGTTCAATACGAATTCACAAACAAGCTAACATTAGAAGAATGGCTTTCTCAACGAAAACAAAAAAAAGTAAAAATATCTAATCCAAAAAGAAGTAATAAATTAAAAACTATAGAAATGGTTCAAAAAAATGCCAAGTTAGAATTAAATAGAATATTAAATGGAATTCAAGATAATGAATCTGCTATTGAGGACTTATCTCAAATTCTCGAACTGAATACTCATCCAAAAAGAATAGAGGGATATGATATTAGTCATATACAAGGTTCAGATCCAGTTGCATCTCAGGTTGTTTTTATTGATGGAATACCTTCAAAACAAAATTATAGAAAATATAAAATCAAAGATAATAATGTTTATATTGGTCATAGTGATGATTATGCATCCATATATGAGGTCATTTACAGAAGATTTAAAAAATGGTCAAGATATAAGAACGATGGAGGAGATCTTAGTTATCTAACGAGTTCAAAAAATAATATTATTAATAATGAACTTTTTTCAGACTGGCCCGATTTAGTAATGATAGATGGTGGGAAAGGACAACTAAATTCTGCTATCAAAGCATTACAAGATCTTAATCTAGAGAAGGATGTAATTCTATGTTCATTAGCAAAAAAGAATGAAGAAATATATGTTCCAGGATTATCAAAACCTCTTAAAACAGATATGAATCAAAAAGGAGTAATGCTTCTTAGAAGATTAAGAGATGAGGCTCATAGATTTGCACTTTCTTTTCATCGAAACAAAAGATCCAAAAGAATGAATAGATCACAATTAACACAAATACCTGGATTAGGCTCTTCCAGAATAAAAGATTTATTGGAGTACTTTAAATCTGTAGATGCTATTAGGATTGCTAGTAAGGATGAACTTATGAAAGTAAAAGGTCTTGGAGCTAATACTGCCAATGACATTTATAATTTTTTTAATAATGATTAA
- a CDS encoding DUF1995 family protein yields the protein METNYRLPKDLNESLKNMEDAIIPSLLDSNKRFTIEFNFEGLKFSKIGITIYKILAKNNNVFITFADQGAVALAQRDYPDIKDKIFTFKSFNESNNINNIDSAMISILPQPYDFDSFEPMSDNYQGTHYSLNPKFEDANIGIGSVIRERRKNFVKTWKNIYFLQPLNKAALMHIYPNNWLLFKEENKKYYFKKEFEIKPDNESIFLNL from the coding sequence ATGGAAACTAATTACAGACTACCTAAAGATTTAAATGAATCTCTTAAGAATATGGAGGATGCAATTATTCCAAGTTTATTAGATTCAAATAAAAGATTTACTATAGAATTTAATTTTGAAGGATTGAAGTTTAGCAAAATTGGAATAACTATTTACAAGATATTAGCTAAAAATAATAATGTATTCATAACATTTGCCGATCAAGGTGCCGTTGCTTTGGCTCAAAGAGACTATCCAGATATCAAAGATAAAATCTTTACTTTTAAATCATTTAATGAATCAAATAATATAAATAATATTGATAGTGCAATGATATCGATACTACCTCAACCATATGATTTCGATTCATTTGAACCTATGTCTGATAATTATCAAGGAACGCATTATTCATTAAATCCAAAATTTGAAGATGCCAATATTGGTATAGGAAGTGTTATTAGAGAGAGACGTAAGAATTTTGTAAAAACTTGGAAAAATATTTATTTTCTTCAGCCTTTAAATAAAGCTGCTCTTATGCATATTTATCCAAATAACTGGTTGCTCTTCAAAGAAGAAAACAAAAAATATTATTTTAAAAAAGAATTTGAAATTAAACCAGACAACGAATCTATTTTTTTAAATTTATAA
- a CDS encoding PHP domain-containing protein, with protein sequence MDKEELIDLTSKIDKYSCPHIINFHCHTNFSDGSMCPEDLLDQAFRNKLQFLSITDHHSILAHKYISDNGLLKKYPKNSFTLIPGIEINCLLKGCLVHVLGLGIDINNASLYPYILGESPIGNDLQIKSVTRAIEIAGGLSFLAHPARYRIPFDILIPEAHKNKVNGIEVWYDYNLNKIWQASNFVCEKIDKLTERYSMLKSCGTDSHGFSLLGR encoded by the coding sequence ATGGATAAAGAGGAGTTAATAGATTTAACCTCTAAAATAGATAAGTATAGTTGTCCACATATTATAAATTTTCACTGTCATACAAATTTTAGTGATGGAAGTATGTGTCCTGAAGATTTATTAGATCAAGCTTTTCGAAATAAACTGCAATTCTTATCAATTACAGATCATCATTCAATATTGGCTCATAAATATATTTCTGATAACGGTTTATTAAAAAAATATCCAAAAAATTCCTTCACATTAATTCCTGGTATTGAAATTAATTGTTTACTTAAGGGATGTTTAGTTCATGTTTTAGGCTTAGGAATTGATATAAATAATGCGTCTCTCTATCCATATATTTTAGGTGAATCACCAATAGGAAATGACTTACAAATAAAATCTGTCACAAGAGCAATTGAAATTGCAGGTGGTTTATCATTTCTAGCTCATCCAGCAAGATATAGAATCCCATTCGACATCTTAATTCCGGAAGCCCATAAAAATAAAGTTAATGGGATTGAAGTTTGGTATGACTATAACCTTAATAAAATATGGCAAGCTAGTAATTTTGTTTGTGAGAAGATCGATAAATTAACTGAAAGATACTCAATGCTGAAATCTTGTGGTACAGATAGTCATGGATTTTCACTTTTAGGAAGATAG
- a CDS encoding cysteine desulfurase family protein yields the protein MENNFIYLDNASTTPLSENVLNIINSTYRNYWHNPSSTYELGIKCSTYLEKIRTNIAYIFEADPEDIIFTSGSSESTNIVFNNIYEKFKNGRVVISNVEHQATTICSNKLRKQNWDIYEWTVNNDGILNISNIKKILTNKTKLVSIIWGQSEIGTIQPVQFIGSKCEELNIMFHLDGTQILSNGIFSWKELKCDFLSLSAHKFGGPKGIGILLTKEKSRQILKNKDISLTQEYSIRQGTQALPLIAGMYESLKNINGKIKLYDYMTEFPSNNIIKLKNYLFQKIKDNNHIKITGSIKHRLPNHVSFLLLNKLFEPIRAYKIVNFMSENRIAISSGSACSSSSGKPSSTLKNIGLKDDELYSNIRVSLGSINNKLEIDKFLELIQICIEKF from the coding sequence ATGGAAAATAATTTTATCTATTTAGATAATGCATCCACAACTCCATTATCTGAGAATGTTTTAAATATAATAAATTCAACTTATAGGAATTATTGGCATAACCCTTCATCTACATATGAGCTAGGGATAAAATGCTCTACATATCTTGAAAAAATTAGAACTAATATAGCTTATATATTTGAAGCAGATCCAGAGGACATAATTTTTACATCTGGTTCTTCGGAATCAACAAATATTGTATTTAATAATATTTATGAGAAATTTAAAAATGGTAGAGTTGTCATTTCGAATGTTGAACATCAAGCAACAACCATTTGTTCTAATAAATTAAGAAAACAAAATTGGGATATTTACGAATGGACGGTAAATAATGATGGAATTTTAAATATTTCTAATATAAAAAAAATTCTAACAAATAAAACTAAGCTTGTATCAATTATTTGGGGACAAAGTGAAATTGGGACAATACAACCTGTTCAATTTATAGGTTCCAAATGTGAAGAATTAAATATAATGTTTCATTTAGATGGAACTCAAATATTAAGTAATGGAATATTCAGTTGGAAAGAACTTAAATGTGATTTTTTAAGTTTATCTGCTCATAAATTTGGAGGTCCCAAAGGTATCGGTATTTTATTAACAAAAGAAAAGTCTAGACAAATTTTAAAAAATAAAGACATCTCACTAACTCAGGAATATTCAATTAGACAAGGTACACAAGCTTTACCACTAATCGCTGGAATGTATGAATCATTAAAGAATATTAATGGAAAAATAAAATTATATGATTATATGACTGAATTTCCTTCTAATAATATTATTAAACTTAAAAATTATTTATTTCAAAAAATTAAGGATAATAATCACATAAAGATTACGGGCAGCATTAAACATAGGCTTCCCAATCATGTTTCTTTTCTACTATTAAATAAACTATTTGAGCCTATAAGGGCCTATAAAATTGTTAATTTCATGTCAGAAAATAGAATAGCCATAAGTAGTGGAAGTGCTTGTTCAAGCTCATCTGGGAAACCTAGTTCAACACTTAAAAATATTGGTTTAAAAGATGATGAACTATATTCAAATATTCGTGTTAGTTTAGGTTCAATAAACAATAAGTTAGAAATAGATAAATTTTTAGAACTTATTCAAATATGTATTGAAAAATTTTAA